The proteins below are encoded in one region of Amycolatopsis magusensis:
- a CDS encoding tRNA adenosine deaminase-associated protein produces MAGQEAITGFAVAVVREDGRWRCSQLDTGALAELDAAITELAKLRSTGAVFGLLAVDDEFFVIVRPSPRGASLLLSDAAAALDYDIAADVLDLLRVDPPEEDDDAIWPEGDLEILADFGLPGAELEVIVGEVDRYPDDQLLMIAQRCGFADEFTKLLDEV; encoded by the coding sequence ATGGCGGGGCAGGAGGCGATCACCGGGTTCGCGGTGGCCGTGGTGCGCGAGGACGGCCGTTGGCGTTGCTCGCAGTTGGACACCGGGGCACTGGCGGAGCTGGACGCCGCGATCACCGAGCTGGCGAAACTGCGGTCCACCGGGGCCGTTTTCGGCCTGCTCGCGGTGGATGACGAGTTCTTCGTGATCGTGCGGCCGAGCCCGCGCGGCGCGTCACTGCTGCTGTCCGACGCCGCCGCGGCGCTCGACTACGACATCGCCGCGGACGTGCTCGACCTGCTCCGGGTGGACCCGCCGGAGGAGGACGACGACGCCATCTGGCCCGAAGGCGACCTGGAGATCCTCGCCGACTTCGGCCTGCCGGGCGCCGAGCTGGAGGTGATCGTCGGCGAGGTGGACCGCTACCCCGACGACCAGCTCCTGATGATCGCGCAGCGCTGCGGCTTCGCCGACGAGTTCACGAAGCTGCTCGACGAAGTGTGA
- the mptB gene encoding polyprenol phosphomannose-dependent alpha 1,6 mannosyltransferase MptB: MLRADQLRWVGFAGVLLLVVTTLVKGGAPVLAAGIAGMGLLVLAWTLLGRVLMELPDTRWLRWTLVLWGAPLMIAPPLFSGDVHSYLAQGEIAAHGLDPYTFGPAEALGTGSAMTERVSGYWQDTPSPYGPLFSLLQRWIAGVVGENPYAGVIAHRLIELAGLALIVWAVPRLAKAAGVSERVALWLGVLNPLVLWHFVAGVHNDSLMLGLMLAGTAFGLESLRSSRIDWSQMSIGLLLVAAGALVKLPAIVALAVLGTAIARRQGATWGRLALVGVAMVAGMALVSAAVSIGTGFGFGWLRTLGTSGSVNSWMAPTNWFGFLTGGVGSLFGAHITQTMIGVGKIIGYAVIAGGVGFVLHRQLKGRLNAVSALGAMLLVVVAFGPVVQPWYILWAAIPLAACLPTGRSRNVLVGFLAVFAVVLPPLSGSPGVLITGYLGSVIIVAASYLALDRLARRTTPEPVKSPG; the protein is encoded by the coding sequence ATGCTCCGGGCTGATCAACTGCGCTGGGTCGGCTTCGCCGGCGTCCTCCTCCTAGTGGTGACCACCCTGGTGAAGGGCGGGGCGCCGGTGCTCGCGGCGGGGATCGCCGGGATGGGGCTGCTGGTGCTGGCCTGGACCCTGCTCGGCCGCGTGCTCATGGAACTGCCGGACACGCGCTGGCTGCGGTGGACCCTGGTGCTGTGGGGCGCGCCGCTGATGATCGCTCCGCCGCTGTTCAGCGGGGACGTGCACAGTTATCTGGCGCAGGGCGAGATCGCCGCGCACGGGCTGGACCCGTACACCTTCGGTCCGGCGGAGGCCTTGGGCACGGGGTCCGCGATGACCGAGCGCGTGAGCGGCTACTGGCAGGACACGCCTTCGCCGTACGGGCCGCTGTTCAGCCTGCTCCAGCGGTGGATCGCCGGGGTGGTGGGCGAGAACCCGTATGCCGGGGTGATCGCGCACCGGCTCATCGAACTGGCGGGCTTGGCGCTGATCGTCTGGGCCGTCCCGCGCCTGGCGAAGGCGGCGGGTGTCTCCGAACGGGTGGCCCTGTGGCTCGGTGTGCTGAACCCGCTGGTCCTGTGGCACTTCGTGGCGGGCGTGCACAACGACTCGCTGATGCTGGGCCTGATGCTCGCCGGTACCGCGTTCGGCCTGGAAAGCCTGCGGTCGTCGCGGATCGACTGGTCGCAGATGTCGATCGGCTTGTTGCTGGTGGCCGCCGGGGCGCTGGTGAAGCTGCCCGCCATCGTCGCCCTGGCCGTCCTCGGCACGGCGATCGCCCGTCGTCAGGGCGCCACCTGGGGCCGCCTGGCCCTGGTCGGCGTCGCGATGGTGGCCGGCATGGCCCTGGTCTCGGCCGCGGTCTCCATCGGCACCGGCTTCGGCTTCGGCTGGCTCCGGACTCTCGGGACGTCCGGCAGCGTGAACAGCTGGATGGCCCCCACGAACTGGTTCGGCTTCCTGACCGGCGGCGTCGGCTCCTTGTTCGGGGCGCACATCACGCAAACCATGATCGGCGTCGGCAAGATCATCGGCTACGCGGTGATCGCTGGTGGCGTCGGTTTCGTGTTGCACCGCCAACTGAAAGGCCGCCTGAACGCGGTCTCGGCGCTGGGCGCGATGCTGCTGGTGGTCGTCGCCTTCGGGCCGGTGGTTCAACCTTGGTACATCCTGTGGGCCGCGATCCCCCTGGCCGCCTGCTTGCCGACGGGCCGCTCGCGCAACGTACTGGTGGGTTTCCTGGCCGTCTTCGCCGTGGTGCTACCGCCGCTCTCGGGCAGCCCGGGCGTCCTGATCACCGGGTACCTGGGCAGCGTCATCATCGTCGCCGCGTCCTACCTGGCCTTGGACCGCCTGGCCCGCCGCACCACTCCGGAACCGGTGAAAAGCCCGGGGTAG
- a CDS encoding CsbD family protein encodes MSLVDKAKDKAQQAMGAAKEKLGHSTGNEDLKDSGKADQTKGEVKETGHDLRDKAQGAVQDLKGKRPEDR; translated from the coding sequence ATGAGCCTCGTGGACAAGGCCAAGGACAAGGCCCAGCAGGCGATGGGCGCCGCCAAGGAGAAGCTCGGTCACAGCACCGGCAACGAGGACCTGAAGGACTCGGGCAAGGCGGACCAGACCAAGGGCGAAGTCAAGGAAACCGGCCACGACCTCCGCGACAAGGCCCAGGGCGCGGTGCAGGACCTCAAGGGCAAGCGCCCCGAAGACCGCTGA
- a CDS encoding IniB N-terminal domain-containing protein: MSLQDVTLHDFVLNLLTDDAARSAFAADPTAVLSDAGLGDVTAQDVQEVLPLVADQAGLPVTDLLGALPTDGAEDAVQTLEFFAHQVTGQVAPFLGDFASATQIEDGAFANSFGFANEFLTGGSAIAADGTEFAASQGLATGLGDLGVATAGGTGGLAGSLSFGNDSVAAQGATAVGLDGLAASGGVGTDAAGVGLAAAGGLGGVAGSTDVETFLGNADGALAVSTDGAAVGGGLETPVGDLGLQVGADLSGNPADALSLSVDSPLGSFGLDGLDDITSSLPVDLPELPSELPTELPTDLPIDLPVANELPGLDQVTGVVGNVTGVVQDSPVGGIVDSTPVGDLAPQVGNLPVVGDLTDGLGL; encoded by the coding sequence TTGTCTCTCCAGGACGTGACCCTGCACGACTTCGTGCTCAACCTGCTGACCGACGACGCTGCCCGGTCCGCCTTCGCCGCCGACCCCACCGCCGTGCTGAGCGACGCCGGCCTGGGTGACGTCACCGCGCAGGACGTGCAGGAGGTGCTGCCGCTGGTGGCCGACCAGGCCGGACTGCCGGTCACCGACCTGCTCGGCGCGCTGCCGACCGACGGTGCCGAAGACGCCGTCCAGACCCTCGAGTTCTTCGCCCACCAGGTGACCGGCCAGGTCGCCCCGTTCCTGGGTGACTTCGCCTCCGCCACCCAGATCGAAGACGGCGCCTTCGCCAACAGCTTCGGCTTCGCCAACGAGTTCCTCACCGGTGGCAGCGCCATCGCCGCCGACGGCACCGAGTTCGCCGCCAGCCAGGGCCTGGCCACCGGCCTCGGTGACCTGGGCGTGGCCACCGCCGGTGGCACCGGCGGCCTCGCGGGCAGCCTGAGCTTCGGCAACGACAGCGTCGCCGCCCAGGGCGCGACCGCGGTCGGCCTCGACGGCCTCGCCGCCAGCGGTGGCGTGGGCACCGACGCCGCGGGCGTCGGCCTGGCCGCCGCGGGTGGCCTCGGCGGCGTCGCCGGCAGCACCGACGTCGAGACCTTCCTCGGCAATGCCGACGGCGCCCTCGCCGTGAGCACCGACGGTGCCGCGGTCGGCGGCGGCCTGGAGACCCCGGTCGGCGACCTGGGCCTGCAGGTCGGTGCGGACCTGTCCGGCAACCCGGCCGACGCGCTGAGCCTGTCGGTCGACTCCCCGCTGGGCTCGTTCGGCCTCGACGGCCTCGACGACATCACCTCGTCGCTGCCGGTGGACCTGCCCGAGCTGCCCTCGGAGCTCCCCACCGAGCTGCCCACGGACCTGCCGATCGACCTCCCCGTCGCCAACGAGCTGCCGGGCCTCGACCAGGTCACCGGCGTGGTCGGCAACGTCACCGGCGTGGTCCAGGACAGCCCGGTCGGCGGCATCGTCGACAGCACCCCGGTGGGCGACCTCGCCCCGCAGGTCGGCAACCTGCCGGTGGTCGGCGACCTCACCGACGGTCTGGGCCTCTGA
- a CDS encoding M20 metallopeptidase family protein: MSPSGPTDLPPLPGARFAGLLSAAKALQPKTVALRRELHRHPEQGLQLPKTQAAIERALDGLPLELTRGKSTTALTAVLRGSRPGASVLLRGDMDALPLTEDTGLEYASEVEGTMHACGHDTHVAMLASAARLLSDRVEDLAGSVVFMFQPGEEGYHGARHMIHEGVLDAAGEQVSAAFALHTYANAESGRILTRHGPVLASADSFLVRVTGRGGHGSAPHQALDPIPAAAEMVGALQTMITRRVSVFDPAVLSVTRISAGTTTNIIPETAELEGTIRTLSERTRALVREELPKVCESIGAAHGCRVLVDIEPGYPVTANDPAKADLVNSLAEEVLGVQYVQPMLEPLMGAEDFSYVLQRVPGAFAFIGACPPGTSLDDVAPNHSNRVRYDEDAMANGVALYAAFALAHLGG, translated from the coding sequence ATGAGCCCTTCCGGTCCCACCGATCTGCCGCCCCTGCCGGGTGCCCGTTTCGCCGGGTTGCTCAGCGCGGCCAAGGCCCTGCAACCGAAAACCGTCGCCCTGCGCCGCGAGCTCCACCGGCACCCCGAACAGGGGCTGCAACTGCCGAAAACCCAGGCCGCGATCGAGCGCGCGCTCGACGGGCTCCCGCTGGAGCTCACCCGCGGCAAGTCGACCACCGCGCTCACCGCGGTCCTGCGCGGCTCGCGCCCCGGGGCGTCGGTGCTGCTGCGCGGCGACATGGACGCGCTTCCACTCACCGAGGACACCGGCCTCGAGTACGCCTCCGAGGTCGAAGGCACCATGCACGCCTGCGGGCACGACACGCACGTCGCGATGCTGGCATCGGCGGCGCGCCTGCTGTCCGACCGGGTCGAAGACCTGGCCGGGTCCGTGGTGTTCATGTTCCAGCCCGGCGAAGAGGGCTATCACGGCGCGCGCCACATGATCCACGAAGGCGTGCTCGACGCCGCCGGTGAGCAGGTCAGCGCGGCCTTCGCGCTGCACACCTACGCGAACGCCGAGTCCGGCCGCATCCTCACCCGCCACGGCCCGGTCCTCGCCTCCGCGGACAGCTTCCTCGTCCGCGTGACCGGCCGGGGCGGCCACGGTTCGGCACCGCACCAGGCGCTCGACCCGATCCCCGCGGCCGCCGAGATGGTCGGCGCGCTGCAGACGATGATCACGCGCCGGGTCAGCGTGTTCGACCCGGCCGTGCTCTCGGTGACCCGGATTTCGGCCGGGACCACCACGAACATCATCCCGGAGACTGCCGAGCTCGAAGGCACCATCCGCACGCTGTCCGAGCGGACCCGCGCGCTCGTGCGGGAGGAGCTGCCGAAGGTCTGCGAAAGCATCGGCGCCGCGCACGGGTGCCGGGTGCTGGTGGACATCGAGCCCGGATATCCGGTGACCGCCAACGATCCGGCCAAGGCGGACCTGGTGAACTCGCTGGCCGAGGAGGTGCTGGGCGTGCAGTACGTCCAGCCGATGCTCGAGCCGCTCATGGGTGCGGAGGACTTTTCCTACGTCCTGCAACGGGTTCCGGGGGCGTTCGCGTTCATCGGCGCCTGCCCGCCGGGAACCTCTTTGGACGATGTCGCACCGAACCACTCGAACCGCGTGCGGTACGACGAGGACGCGATGGCGAACGGAGTAGCCCTGTACGCCGCGTTCGCACTCGCTCACCTGGGTGGCTGA
- a CDS encoding nucleoside deaminase: MRFEAEVRAAIEVARGAFTTGDVPIGAVVYAPDGSVLASARNAREELGDPTAHAEVLALRAAARVHGDGWRLDGCTLAVTVEPCTMCAGALVLSRVSRVVFGAWEPRTGAVGSLWDVVRDPRLNHRPEVYGGVLEGECAGLLADFFGGHRAHLRE, encoded by the coding sequence ATGCGGTTCGAAGCCGAGGTCCGGGCCGCCATCGAGGTGGCACGGGGCGCTTTCACCACCGGCGACGTGCCGATCGGTGCCGTGGTCTACGCCCCGGACGGCTCGGTGCTGGCGAGCGCCCGCAACGCCCGCGAAGAACTCGGCGACCCGACCGCGCACGCCGAAGTGCTGGCCCTGCGCGCGGCCGCCCGTGTGCACGGCGACGGCTGGCGCCTGGACGGCTGCACGTTGGCGGTCACCGTCGAACCCTGCACCATGTGCGCCGGCGCACTGGTCCTTTCGCGCGTGTCGCGAGTGGTCTTCGGCGCCTGGGAACCCCGCACCGGCGCGGTCGGTTCGCTGTGGGACGTGGTGCGTGATCCGCGGCTGAACCACAGGCCAGAGGTGTACGGCGGGGTGCTGGAGGGCGAGTGCGCAGGGCTGCTGGCGGACTTCTTCGGTGGTCACCGCGCACACCTGCGTGAGTGA
- a CDS encoding endonuclease/exonuclease/phosphatase family protein — MPATLAGAVAVSLAATFAPAALAVPSPDAVIAEVYGGGGNSGASLTTDFIELATANAAISLDGWSVQYLPASANPSSQWQVTPLSGTLPSGGRYLVAEASGAGGTTKLPSADATGTIALAATAGTVALVTGTERLSCRTVADCGADPRIRDLVGYGSAVVREGTAAPATANGTSSARATLADTDDNAADFATGEPTPVNTKGETPGGNEPGVSARIHDVQGTKRLSPFDGKRVKDVTGVVTALRTFGSARGFWLTDPNPDTDPRTSEGLFVFTGSTTPAVKVGDAVTASGTVKEFYPDNPASSNYQSLTELTSAQWTVESSGNALPAPTTAGPDTVPGELVAQPGGNIEGLDLEPAKYSLDFWEAHESEIVQVSDTRIVGRSTEYNELYVTTKPQEHATARGGSAYLGYDRPNTGVLKIESLIPFAERPFPQANTGDVLTGLTSGPVEYDSFGGYTLFATALGEVKDNGLVRETTRKQRTGELAVATYNVENLSAADEQAKFDALADGVVEHLASPDIVTLEEIQDNNGAAAEGDGVVAADQTLKRFTDAIVQAGGPRYEWRQIDPQDVRDGGEPGGNIRVGFLFNPARVSFVDRPGGDATTPVGVEKERGKAKLTVSPGRVDPANAAWANSRKPLAGEFVFGGRKVFVVANHFASKGGDQPTHGRFQPPARTSEVQRLQQAQVLRGFVDQLLAADRNANVVVAGDLNDFPFSPTVRTLTSGGALKALIDTLPENERYSYVFEGNSQVLDHILASKAPRGVDYDVVHINAEFAEQASDHDPQLVRFRPGTGNAVQDGLFDLLDWLEQILSKKPGV; from the coding sequence GTGCCGGCCACCCTCGCCGGTGCGGTGGCCGTCTCCCTTGCCGCCACGTTCGCCCCCGCCGCGCTGGCCGTGCCCAGCCCGGACGCGGTGATCGCCGAGGTCTACGGGGGCGGCGGCAACTCCGGTGCCTCCCTGACCACGGACTTCATCGAGTTGGCGACCGCCAACGCCGCGATTTCGCTGGACGGCTGGAGCGTGCAGTACCTGCCCGCGTCGGCGAACCCGTCCAGTCAGTGGCAGGTGACCCCGCTCAGCGGAACCCTGCCGTCCGGCGGCCGGTACCTGGTCGCCGAGGCGAGCGGAGCCGGGGGCACCACCAAGCTGCCGTCGGCCGACGCCACCGGCACCATCGCGCTCGCCGCGACCGCGGGCACGGTCGCCCTGGTCACCGGCACCGAGCGGCTGAGCTGCCGCACGGTGGCCGACTGCGGTGCCGACCCCCGCATCCGCGACCTGGTCGGCTACGGCTCGGCCGTGGTCCGCGAAGGCACCGCCGCCCCGGCGACCGCGAACGGGACCTCCTCGGCACGCGCCACCCTCGCCGACACCGACGACAACGCGGCCGACTTCGCCACCGGCGAGCCGACCCCGGTGAACACCAAGGGGGAGACGCCCGGCGGCAACGAACCCGGGGTTTCCGCGCGGATCCACGACGTCCAGGGCACCAAGCGCCTCTCGCCGTTCGACGGCAAGCGGGTCAAGGACGTCACCGGCGTGGTCACCGCGCTGCGCACCTTCGGCAGCGCGCGTGGTTTCTGGCTCACCGACCCGAACCCGGACACCGACCCGCGCACCAGCGAGGGCCTGTTCGTCTTCACCGGCAGCACCACGCCCGCGGTCAAGGTCGGCGACGCGGTGACCGCGAGCGGCACGGTCAAGGAGTTCTACCCGGACAACCCGGCCAGCTCGAACTACCAGTCGCTGACCGAGCTGACCAGTGCACAGTGGACGGTCGAATCCAGCGGGAACGCCCTGCCCGCGCCGACGACCGCCGGGCCGGACACCGTGCCGGGCGAGCTGGTCGCACAGCCGGGCGGCAACATCGAGGGCCTCGACCTCGAACCGGCCAAGTACTCGCTGGACTTCTGGGAAGCCCACGAGAGCGAGATCGTGCAGGTCTCGGACACGCGGATCGTCGGGCGCAGCACCGAGTACAACGAGCTTTACGTGACCACGAAACCCCAGGAGCACGCGACCGCCCGCGGTGGCAGCGCCTACCTCGGCTACGACCGGCCGAACACCGGCGTGCTGAAGATCGAGTCGCTGATCCCGTTCGCCGAGCGCCCGTTCCCGCAGGCCAACACCGGTGACGTGCTGACCGGCCTGACCTCCGGCCCGGTGGAGTACGACAGCTTCGGCGGCTACACGCTCTTCGCCACCGCGCTCGGCGAGGTCAAGGACAACGGCCTGGTCCGCGAGACCACGCGCAAGCAGCGCACCGGTGAGCTGGCCGTGGCGACCTACAACGTGGAGAACCTGTCCGCGGCCGACGAGCAGGCGAAGTTCGACGCGCTGGCCGACGGCGTCGTCGAGCACCTGGCTTCGCCGGACATCGTGACGCTGGAGGAGATCCAGGACAACAACGGCGCCGCCGCCGAGGGTGACGGCGTGGTCGCCGCCGACCAGACGCTCAAGCGGTTCACCGACGCCATCGTGCAGGCGGGCGGCCCGCGGTACGAGTGGCGTCAGATCGACCCGCAGGATGTCCGCGACGGTGGTGAGCCGGGCGGCAACATCCGCGTCGGCTTCCTCTTCAACCCGGCTCGCGTGTCCTTTGTGGACCGGCCGGGTGGCGACGCGACCACCCCGGTGGGCGTGGAGAAGGAGCGCGGCAAGGCCAAGCTGACCGTCTCACCGGGCCGGGTCGACCCGGCCAACGCCGCGTGGGCGAACAGCCGCAAGCCGCTGGCCGGCGAGTTCGTCTTCGGCGGCCGCAAGGTCTTCGTGGTGGCCAACCACTTCGCCTCCAAGGGCGGTGACCAGCCGACGCACGGCCGGTTCCAGCCGCCCGCGCGGACCTCGGAGGTCCAGCGGCTCCAGCAGGCGCAGGTGCTGCGCGGGTTCGTCGACCAGCTGCTGGCCGCGGACCGCAACGCCAACGTGGTGGTCGCCGGTGACCTGAACGACTTCCCGTTCTCGCCGACCGTGCGGACGCTGACCTCGGGTGGCGCGCTCAAGGCGCTGATCGACACGCTGCCGGAGAACGAGCGGTACAGCTACGTGTTCGAGGGCAACTCCCAGGTGCTCGACCACATCCTGGCGTCGAAGGCCCCGCGTGGCGTCGACTACGACGTGGTGCACATCAACGCCGAGTTCGCCGAGCAGGCCAGCGACCACGACCCGCAGCTGGTCCGGTTCCGGCCGGGCACCGGGAACGCCGTGCAGGACGGCCTCTTCGACCTGCTCGACTGGCTCGAGCAGATCCTGTCGAAGAAGCCGGGCGTCTAG